In Curtobacterium sp. MCPF17_002, one genomic interval encodes:
- a CDS encoding DUF3140 domain-containing protein, producing the protein MSDDEKQTRDDFADAVNMTASELRHWLDTDESKEVGQKPSGGGESTGHESGRHIIRILEEKQGDHTDADYAHMRKVVGYVARHSKQRPKGDVHDTPWRWSLMNWGHDPEKH; encoded by the coding sequence ATGAGCGACGACGAGAAGCAGACCCGCGACGACTTCGCCGACGCGGTGAACATGACCGCCTCGGAGCTCCGGCACTGGCTCGACACGGACGAGTCGAAGGAGGTCGGGCAGAAGCCGTCCGGCGGCGGGGAGTCGACCGGACACGAGAGCGGCCGGCACATCATCCGGATCCTCGAGGAGAAGCAGGGCGATCACACCGACGCCGACTACGCGCACATGCGGAAGGTCGTCGGGTACGTCGCGCGGCACTCGAAGCAGCGGCCGAAGGGGGACGTGCACGACACCCCGTGGCGGTGGTCCCTCATGAACTGGGGGCACGACCCGGAGAAGCACTGA